One Microvirga thermotolerans DNA window includes the following coding sequences:
- a CDS encoding M3 family oligoendopeptidase: MASADIRQAELGALPEWNLSDLYPAMDSEAFRSDLARVETECRDFAEAYRGKLDSLARGENPSTVLGEAVKRYEAIEDLLGRLMSYAGLVYSGDTTDPVRAKFYGDTQERLTAASSDLLFFGLELNRVDDGVMDRAMAEGPLAHYRPWIEDLRKDKPYQLDDRIEQLFHEKSVTGRAAWNRLFDETIASLRFQVRGEELPIEPALNKLQDPDESVRREASDALAKTLKANLRTFTLITNTLAKDKEISDRWRGFEDVADSRHLANRVEREVVEALVSAVREAYPRLSHRYYALKARWFGKDRLDHWDRNAPLPKVEQRTIRWDEARETVLSAYSAFSPRMAEIAQRFFDERWIDAPTRPGKAPGAFAHPTVPSAHPYVLLNYQGKPRDVMTLAHELGHGVHQVLAAPNGALMAPTPLTLAETASVFGEMLTFRRLLDQTDDPAQRKAMLAAKVEDMINTVVRQIAFYSFERKVHVERRNGELTAEKLCDLWMSVQDESLGPAIRLGPGYETFWTYIPHFIHSPFYVYAYAFGDCLVNSLYGIYERSSEGFVDRYFALLSAGGTKHYSELLAPFGLDAKDPSFWQIGLSMIERLIGELEAMEKAA; encoded by the coding sequence ATGGCCTCCGCCGACATCAGGCAGGCCGAACTCGGCGCGCTGCCGGAATGGAACCTGTCGGACCTCTACCCGGCCATGGACAGCGAGGCGTTCCGCAGCGATCTCGCCCGGGTCGAGACGGAATGCCGGGACTTCGCGGAGGCCTATCGCGGCAAGCTCGATTCGCTGGCGCGGGGCGAGAATCCCTCGACCGTTCTCGGAGAGGCCGTGAAGCGCTACGAGGCGATCGAGGACCTTCTCGGGCGGCTCATGTCCTATGCGGGCCTCGTCTATTCCGGCGACACCACCGACCCGGTGCGCGCGAAGTTCTACGGCGATACCCAGGAGCGGCTGACCGCGGCCTCGAGCGACCTGCTGTTCTTCGGGCTGGAACTCAACCGGGTCGACGACGGGGTGATGGACAGGGCGATGGCGGAGGGGCCGCTCGCCCATTACCGCCCCTGGATCGAGGACCTCCGCAAGGACAAGCCCTACCAGCTCGACGACAGGATCGAGCAGCTCTTCCACGAGAAGTCGGTCACGGGGCGGGCGGCCTGGAACCGGCTCTTCGACGAGACCATCGCCTCCCTGCGCTTCCAGGTGCGCGGCGAGGAACTGCCCATCGAGCCGGCCCTCAACAAGCTGCAGGATCCCGACGAGAGCGTCCGCAGGGAGGCGTCGGACGCCCTCGCGAAGACCCTGAAGGCCAACCTGCGCACCTTCACGCTCATCACCAACACGCTCGCCAAGGACAAGGAGATCTCCGACCGCTGGCGCGGCTTCGAGGACGTGGCGGATTCCCGCCACCTGGCGAACCGGGTCGAGCGCGAGGTGGTGGAGGCGCTCGTCTCCGCCGTGCGCGAGGCCTATCCGCGCCTGTCGCACCGCTACTACGCCCTGAAGGCCAGGTGGTTCGGCAAGGACCGCCTCGATCACTGGGACCGCAACGCGCCCCTGCCGAAGGTGGAGCAGCGGACGATCCGTTGGGACGAGGCGCGGGAGACCGTGCTCTCCGCCTATTCCGCCTTCTCGCCGCGCATGGCGGAGATCGCCCAGCGCTTCTTCGACGAGCGGTGGATCGACGCGCCGACCCGGCCCGGCAAGGCGCCCGGCGCCTTCGCCCATCCCACGGTGCCTTCGGCGCATCCCTACGTGCTGCTGAACTACCAGGGTAAGCCGCGGGACGTGATGACCCTCGCCCACGAGCTGGGGCACGGGGTCCATCAGGTGCTGGCCGCGCCCAACGGCGCCCTCATGGCGCCGACGCCGCTGACCCTCGCCGAGACGGCATCCGTCTTCGGCGAGATGCTGACCTTCCGCAGGCTCCTCGACCAGACCGACGATCCGGCGCAGCGCAAGGCGATGCTCGCGGCGAAGGTGGAGGACATGATCAACACGGTGGTGCGCCAGATCGCGTTCTACTCCTTCGAGCGCAAGGTCCACGTGGAGCGCCGCAACGGCGAGCTGACGGCGGAGAAGCTGTGCGACCTGTGGATGTCGGTGCAGGACGAGTCCCTCGGCCCCGCGATCCGTCTCGGCCCCGGATACGAGACCTTCTGGACCTACATCCCGCATTTCATCCACTCGCCGTTCTACGTCTACGCCTACGCCTTCGGCGACTGCCTGGTGAACTCGCTCTACGGGATCTACGAACGTTCGAGCGAGGGCTTCGTGGACCGCTACTTCGCCCTGCTCTCGGCGGGCGGCACCAAGCACTACTCGGAGCTCCTCGCGCCCTTCGGCCTCGATGCGAAGGACCCGTCCTTCTGGCAGATCGGCCTTTCCATGATCGAGCGCCTCATCGGCGAGCTCGAAGCGATGGAAAAGGCGGCGTGA
- a CDS encoding sigma 54-interacting transcriptional regulator, producing MPLHEILAHDIRSLRRGEPGHVRHPESLRAIRLADKAARGALPVLIAAEPGSGATALARAIHMTGPRKGRPFVILRCDGAPGGAEACDAALEKGLREARGGTLCVEDAERLPAAAQARLRDALGVREQTRRVPRSDARIVATTGAALDEEVRRGRFREDLYYRLQIQPIVLRPLRAEPGLAADWARVFMRLFAREEGRPVAELTPEALDLLRRYDWPGNLRQLENAVFRAVALAEGPALTPAEFPQIAARAGGGPLPLSPRPGRTFASPPPDAAPPRQDLRDPGTLSLVGEGGELRTLAELEAEAIRFALTHYSGRMSAISRRLGIGRSTLYRKLKELGLDHEAA from the coding sequence ATGCCCCTCCACGAGATCCTTGCCCATGACATCCGCTCCCTGCGCCGGGGGGAGCCGGGGCACGTGAGGCATCCGGAGAGCCTGCGCGCGATCCGCCTCGCCGACAAGGCCGCGCGCGGCGCGCTGCCGGTGCTGATCGCCGCCGAGCCGGGAAGCGGCGCGACCGCCCTGGCCCGCGCCATCCACATGACCGGCCCGCGGAAGGGGCGGCCCTTCGTGATTCTGCGCTGCGACGGCGCGCCCGGCGGAGCGGAGGCCTGCGATGCGGCCCTCGAGAAGGGCCTGCGCGAGGCCCGCGGCGGCACCCTGTGCGTCGAGGACGCGGAGCGCCTTCCGGCCGCCGCGCAGGCGCGGCTGCGCGATGCGCTCGGCGTGCGGGAGCAAACGCGACGCGTCCCGCGCTCGGATGCGAGGATCGTCGCCACGACGGGCGCCGCCCTCGACGAGGAGGTGCGCCGCGGCCGGTTCCGCGAGGACCTCTACTACCGTCTCCAGATCCAGCCCATCGTCCTCAGGCCGCTCCGCGCCGAGCCGGGCCTTGCGGCCGATTGGGCCCGCGTCTTCATGCGGCTCTTCGCGCGCGAGGAGGGCAGGCCCGTCGCGGAGCTGACGCCGGAGGCGCTCGACCTTCTCCGGCGCTACGACTGGCCCGGCAACCTGCGCCAGCTCGAGAACGCCGTCTTCCGCGCCGTCGCCCTGGCGGAAGGCCCCGCCCTGACGCCCGCCGAATTCCCGCAGATCGCCGCCCGCGCGGGCGGCGGCCCGCTCCCTCTCTCTCCGCGGCCGGGAAGGACGTTCGCCTCGCCCCCGCCGGACGCCGCGCCTCCGCGCCAGGACCTGCGCGATCCCGGCACCCTGTCGCTCGTGGGCGAGGGCGGCGAGCTGCGCACCCTCGCCGAGCTCGAGGCGGAAGCCATCCGGTTCGCCCTGACCCATTACAGCGGTCGCATGTCGGCGATCTCGCGGCGCCTCGGCATCGGCCGCTCCACCCTCTACCGGAAACTGAAGGAACTCGGCCTCGACCATGAAGCCGCTTGA
- a CDS encoding aa3-type cytochrome c oxidase subunit IV gives MADTKHAPFGGYSPEMDGPAHEATYGGFVKFVEIATVVVACHVLALAVGGIHHAWLTAIFGVILSLAAGAIGAISPAIGVRAPAVVAILLLLALFFY, from the coding sequence ATGGCCGATACGAAACACGCACCCTTTGGGGGATACAGCCCGGAGATGGACGGGCCGGCTCACGAGGCGACCTACGGCGGCTTCGTCAAGTTCGTCGAGATCGCGACCGTCGTGGTGGCCTGCCACGTGCTGGCGCTCGCGGTCGGCGGCATCCACCATGCCTGGCTGACGGCGATCTTCGGGGTGATCCTCTCCCTCGCCGCCGGCGCGATCGGTGCGATCTCCCCGGCGATCGGCGTGCGCGCGCCGGCCGTGGTGGCCATCCTGCTGCTTCTGGCGCTCTTTTTCTATTGA
- a CDS encoding glycosyltransferase produces the protein MRFVFVHQNFPGQFGRLARALMRDGHEVTALGMAKGCPIPGVRYIPYEAAPGPDDAPFRNRYSPVVPRLRRAYGVAHRARQLAEQGFRPDVVVVNTGWGENLFLKDVWPDARHVAYFEYYYAAKGQDLDFDPEFPVTDHEVVWRLRAKNAMQLGALDAADLAVAPTFYQRDTFPAYLRDRIAVIHDGIDAQNLRPDSSVSLRLGQDGPRLSRDVPVVTYVTRNIEPMRGSHVVFRSLPGLLRIDPRLRVVVVGGKGTSYSGQAPGGKTWFDVFRERIDGEVDWSRVHFVGNLPYDQFVKVLQVSSAHIYMTYPFVLSWSSIEAMALECRLVASDTAPVREIVEDGVNGRLFDFFDDKALVERVRETLADRARSAEMAREARRIALERYDFESVCLPQWRAFLGAA, from the coding sequence ATGAGGTTCGTATTCGTCCACCAGAATTTCCCGGGCCAGTTCGGGCGCCTCGCCCGGGCGCTCATGCGGGACGGGCACGAGGTCACGGCGCTGGGCATGGCGAAGGGCTGCCCGATCCCGGGCGTCCGCTACATTCCCTACGAGGCGGCGCCGGGGCCCGACGATGCCCCGTTCCGGAACCGCTACTCGCCCGTGGTGCCCCGCCTGCGGCGCGCCTACGGGGTGGCCCACAGGGCCCGGCAGCTGGCGGAGCAGGGTTTCAGGCCCGACGTGGTGGTGGTGAACACGGGCTGGGGGGAGAACCTCTTCCTCAAGGACGTGTGGCCCGATGCGAGGCACGTGGCCTATTTCGAGTACTACTACGCCGCCAAGGGCCAGGACCTCGACTTCGACCCCGAGTTCCCCGTGACCGACCACGAGGTCGTCTGGCGCCTGAGGGCGAAGAACGCCATGCAGCTCGGCGCCCTCGACGCGGCGGACCTCGCCGTGGCCCCGACCTTCTACCAGCGGGACACGTTCCCGGCCTATCTGCGCGACCGGATCGCCGTGATCCACGACGGGATCGACGCCCAAAACCTGAGGCCGGATTCCTCCGTCAGCCTGCGCCTGGGCCAGGACGGCCCCCGCCTGAGCCGGGACGTCCCGGTGGTGACCTATGTGACCCGGAACATCGAGCCCATGCGCGGCTCCCACGTGGTGTTCCGCAGCCTGCCGGGCCTGCTCAGGATCGACCCGCGCCTGCGGGTGGTGGTCGTCGGCGGCAAGGGCACGAGCTATTCCGGCCAGGCGCCGGGCGGCAAGACCTGGTTCGACGTGTTCCGGGAGAGGATCGACGGGGAGGTGGACTGGTCCCGCGTCCATTTCGTCGGAAACCTGCCCTACGACCAGTTCGTGAAGGTGCTCCAGGTCTCCTCCGCCCACATCTACATGACCTATCCCTTCGTCCTGTCCTGGTCGTCCATCGAGGCGATGGCCCTCGAATGCCGCCTGGTCGCCTCCGACACCGCGCCGGTGCGGGAGATCGTCGAGGACGGGGTGAACGGGCGCCTGTTCGACTTCTTCGACGACAAGGCCCTGGTGGAGCGGGTGCGCGAGACCCTGGCGGACAGGGCCCGCTCCGCCGAGATGGCCCGGGAGGCCCGCCGCATCGCCCTGGAACGTTACGACTTCGAGAGCGTCTGCCTCCCGCAATGGCGGGCGTTTCTCGGGGCCGCCTGA
- a CDS encoding ABC1 kinase family protein — MSDGPDRDPEANRFAARAARYARVGANMGGVAARMAGARLFGRDGADASNAAALAQALGGLKGPIMKVAQLLATIPDLIPPEYAAELQKLQSEAPPMGAAFVKRRMQAELGPGWRDRFGSFDLAPAAAASLGQVHRAATKAGEPLACKLQYPDMQSAVEADLSQLELVFSLHRRMGPAIDTREIAKEIGERVREELDYEREARHAALYADVLSGIPEVRVPKVHPDLSTRRLLSLEWLEGDRILNHVQADVAVRNRLAVAMFKAWWHPFSHAAVIHGDPHLGNYTVFARDGEPAGINLLDYGCIRIFHPRFVGGVVDLYRGLQAEDRDRIVHAYETWGFRNLSAELIDILNIWARFIYGPLLDDRVRTVADGVKPGEYGRRQAFEVHKALKEKGPVTVPREFVFMDRAAVGLGAVFLHLRAELNYHRLFEEEIERFSLDSLAARQETALAAAGLPLPR; from the coding sequence ATGTCCGACGGTCCCGACCGCGATCCGGAAGCCAACCGCTTCGCCGCCCGCGCCGCGCGCTACGCCCGCGTCGGCGCCAACATGGGCGGCGTCGCCGCCCGCATGGCCGGGGCGCGGCTCTTCGGCCGCGACGGGGCGGACGCCTCGAACGCCGCCGCGCTCGCGCAGGCGCTCGGCGGCCTCAAGGGGCCGATCATGAAGGTGGCGCAGCTGCTCGCCACCATTCCGGACCTGATCCCGCCGGAGTACGCCGCCGAGCTGCAGAAGCTCCAGAGCGAGGCCCCGCCCATGGGCGCGGCCTTCGTGAAGCGGCGCATGCAGGCGGAGCTCGGGCCCGGGTGGCGGGATCGTTTCGGCTCCTTCGACCTCGCCCCCGCCGCGGCGGCGTCGCTCGGCCAGGTCCACCGCGCCGCCACGAAGGCGGGCGAGCCCCTCGCCTGCAAGCTGCAATATCCCGACATGCAGTCCGCCGTGGAGGCGGACCTGTCCCAGCTCGAACTCGTCTTCTCCCTCCACCGGCGCATGGGGCCTGCCATCGACACGCGGGAGATCGCCAAGGAGATCGGCGAGCGGGTGCGCGAGGAGCTGGACTACGAGCGCGAGGCGCGGCACGCGGCGCTCTACGCGGACGTGCTGTCCGGCATTCCCGAGGTGCGGGTGCCGAAGGTCCATCCGGACCTGTCGACCCGGCGCCTTCTCTCCCTCGAATGGCTCGAAGGCGACAGGATCCTCAACCACGTGCAGGCGGACGTCGCGGTCCGCAACCGGCTCGCCGTCGCCATGTTCAAGGCGTGGTGGCATCCCTTCAGCCATGCGGCGGTGATCCACGGCGACCCGCATCTCGGCAACTACACGGTCTTCGCGCGGGACGGGGAGCCCGCCGGGATCAACCTGCTCGACTACGGCTGCATCCGGATCTTCCATCCGCGGTTCGTCGGCGGCGTGGTCGACCTCTACCGGGGGCTCCAGGCCGAGGACCGGGATCGGATCGTCCACGCCTACGAGACCTGGGGGTTCAGGAACCTCTCCGCGGAGCTGATCGACATCCTCAACATCTGGGCGCGGTTCATCTACGGGCCGCTCCTCGACGATCGCGTCCGCACGGTGGCCGACGGGGTCAAGCCCGGCGAGTACGGCCGCCGCCAGGCCTTCGAGGTGCACAAGGCGCTCAAGGAGAAGGGGCCCGTCACGGTCCCGCGGGAATTCGTCTTCATGGACCGGGCGGCGGTCGGGCTCGGCGCCGTCTTCCTGCACCTGCGGGCGGAGCTGAACTACCACCGGCTCTTCGAGGAGGAGATCGAGCGGTTCTCCCTCGACTCCCTGGCCGCGCGCCAGGAAACGGCGCTGGCCGCCGCCGGCCTTCCCCTGCCGCGATGA